A window of the Brassica napus cultivar Da-Ae chromosome A2, Da-Ae, whole genome shotgun sequence genome harbors these coding sequences:
- the LOC125586357 gene encoding WAT1-related protein At4g01450-like, whose product MGYLDGKWAPLIMITVINTINGMVNALIKKVLDGGINHMVIATYRLGISTLFLLPIAYFWERKTRPKLTTSISCQHFFSALFGASLMQFFFLLGLSYTSATLATAFWGTLPALTFIMALIFGFEKLNMKTKIGYGVILGAMISLAGALTLTMYQGIPLSNSHEQATISNIHKGNENWIKGCFLLFTGVILFSSWMLIQAKINVSYPCPYSSTVILSVFGTLQCALLSFIKTRHVEDWILGDKLTIFTVIIAGVIGQGMCTVGISWCIKQRGPVFTAAFSPVTLMSATVFDFVILHRMIYVGSVIGSVVVVIGLYIFLWSKSKHIDECKIVTLPTNTVEKEKEEEDHTNVNKLGRVLVIPMTP is encoded by the exons ATGGGCTATCTCGACGGGAAATGGGCACCGTTGATCATGATTACCGTGATTAACACGATTAATGGGATGGTTAACGCTTTGATTAAGAAAGTTCTTGATGGAGGCATTAATCACATGGTTATTGCTACCTATCGTTTGGGTATTTCCACCTTATTTCTTCTTCCCATCGCTTATTTTTGGGAACG GAAAACAAGGCCAAAGCTAACTACAAGCATCTCGTGTCAGCATTTCTTCAGTGCCCTTTTTGG GGCGAGTTTgatgcaattttttttcttgcttgGGCTCAGTTACACTTCTGCCACGTTGGCAACTGCCTTCTGGGGCACATTGCCTGCCCTCACTTTCATTATGGCCTTAATATTTGG attcgaaaaattaaacatgaagacaaaaataggATACGGTGTCATTCTTGGAGCTATGATAAGCTTAGCAGGAGCTTTAACCCTTACGATGTACCAAGGCATTCCATTATCGAACTCTCATGAACAAGCAACGATTTCAAACATCCATAAAGGAAATGAGAATTGGATCAAAGGCTGTTTTCTTTTATTCACAGGAGTTATACTTTTCAGTTCTTGGATGCTTATACAAGCCAAGATCAACGTGAGTTACCCGTGTCCATATTCGAGTACAGTTATTTTATCGGTCTTTGGGACGCTTCAATGCGCTCTTCTTAGCTTTATCAAGACTAGACATGTGGAAGATTGGATCCTCGGAGACAAACTCACCATCTTCACCGTCATTATAGCG GGAGTGATTGGACAAGGAATGTGTACGGTGGGAATATCGTGGTGCATCAAACAACGTGGACCTGTCTTTACAGCAGCGTTCAGTCCTGTCACACTTATGTCCGCAACCGTGTTCGATTTCGTGATACTTCATCGTATGATTTATGTTGGAAG CGTTATTGGATCTGTAGTAGTTGTGATCggtttatacatatttttatggAGCAAGAGCAAACATATAGATGAGTGTAAGATCGTGACGTTACCTACAAATACGgtggaaaaagaaaaggaagaggAAGATCATACAAATGTTAACAAATTAGGCCGTGTTTTGGTTATCCCCATGACACCTTGA